GGCTCTCCCCATCCTCTTCGAGGATAGGGAGAGCCTCTCCGGAAAACCATAACCCTTGCGGGTAGTTTCAGGAGTAGTCTTTCCTGAGAGCCCTTTGCACGTCACGGCGAGAACCGATCTGGAGTTTACGGAAAACCGACTTGAGGTGATATTTGACGGTGTTCTCCGACAGGAAGAGTTCGGCGGCGATCTCGCCGTTGTTTTTTCCCTCGGCGACGCGCCGAGCCACCTCGTATTCCCGCGACGTGAGGCCGCCGGGACGTCCCTCCTTTCCCGGGAGACCGGAGAGGAGCCTTTCCCTGCCCCGGCCGTAGCGTGCCCTGAGCTCCAGGAGCTCGTGGCGTCCGTCGGCCTCTTTGCCGGACAGGGCCTTGTCGAGAAGAGATCCCAGGAGGTCGGCGTTTTCCGCGAAGGGGAGGTAAAGCCCGTCGGGCAGGGCCAGGTCGAGGGCCCGGACCAGGGTGTCGACGCCGTCGCTCTCCCGGCCCAGGCGGCTCTGGGCGACGGCGATGTCAAGGGTCACGCAGATTTCGGCCAAGAGGCTCCGGTAGCGCCGGGCCGCGAAGAGAAACGCTTCGGAGCGCAGGACCACCTCCCGCTCCCGCCCCGTCAGAAGCAGGAGGCGCCCGTAGATCATGAAGGCGAAGGGGACGGAGGGAGAGAGCGTCTTGAGGAAGTGGCCCTCCCGGAGCCAGGCGGGCACGCCGTCGGGAGCGTCGAGGAGGACAGCCGTGAACCCCGCGGCCATGTCGGCGATCCGCCTCGACAGAGCGTAGGAAGAGTGACGGGCGCACTCTTCCATGAGGGCTCGACTCGCGTCGCGGGACGGCCCGTCGCCGTGAAGCAGCGCGATCCGCTGGAGAAGGAAGGTCGCGCAGAGATAGAGGCTGTCCTGATCGTGGCGATGGGTCACTTCGAGGGCCTTCAAGGCCAGGCCTTCGGCCTCGCCGTCACGTCCGCGGCAGAAGAGGGCCTCGGCACGGAAAAGCAGGTCGGCTCCGCTGCCGTTACCCGACGTCAGGGCGCTGTAACGGGGAAGCCAGTAATCCATCTGGTCCATCTCGCTATCCAGCCGGCCCGGGTCGCGATGGTACATCCCCAAAACCGAGGGCCAGCCGAAGGTCCAGGGCGAATCGGGCTCGAAGAGGGAGCTCGTCGTCCCCAGCAGCTCCCATGCACGCTGATGGCTTTTTCCCATCCCCTCGATGTCGTTGTAGGCGCCGAAGGAGATGGCCAGGTGGAGTTCTCCCAACAGGGAGCGGCGCCTTCCCTCGTCCATGTCGCTTTTGTCCAGGAGCTCCTTCATCTCGGCGCAGAGTCGGCCGTAGAGCGCCATATCGCCCAGAGTGAAGGCCTCGAAGGCGATGGAGATGAAGGTGAAGGCATGGTCGCGACGCAGCTCGGGCGTGGCGTTGTCGACGACGTCGCGCAGGAGGGGAAGCATCGTATCGAGGCTCTTGTCCAGGACGGCCCGAGACAGGTCGGCGCAGCGCAGATCGAGGGAGAGGATGGCCGGGAAGTCTCGGAGACGGTAGAAGAAGTCCAGGGCACGGGTCTTTTCGCCCTGACCGGCACACCACTGGCCGGCCCGGTGGAGAATCGCCCGCCGCAGCGGTTGGGGCTCGTCGCGCAGGGCCGAACGGACGAAGTCGAGAATGATGGCGTGGAGAAAATACCGGCGGCTGGTGATGTCGTAGCGCACAAAGGGGCCGCGGCGAAGGCCTTCGACAAGAGATTCCGAAAGGGCTTCGACGCCGAGGAGAAAGCAGGCCTGAGGCAGAGAGAAGCTGTCGAAGGGAGAAAGGCGGAAGAGAACGTGCCGTTCCTCCAGGGAGAGATCGCGCCAGAACAGCTCGTGGACGAGCTCGTAGATGCCGGTCTTGTGCCCGAAGGAGCCGTTGCGGATGAAGCTCACCAACTGGAGGTACAAGGCGGCGATCCATCCCTCGGAGTAGCGGTGAAGGCTTTCCATCTGCTCCCGATTCAGCTCCACCCCGGCCAGACGGTAGTACTCCCCGATCTCCTCGGCCCGAAGATAGAGGTCCTCGTTGTCGATGCGGAGCACGCCCGCGTTGCTCAGGACGGCCAGCCCCCGCGACGAGAGCTGCTGGGTGAGGATGACGACCTTGAGCCTCTTGCCGCCGTGCTCGACGAGGGCCCGCCAGACCGACGGCGGGAGGTTCTTCTGAATGAATTGGAAGTTGTCGCAGACCAGGTAGGTCGGGTCGTCGCAGCGCAGCTCCATCAGCGCCTGGGCGATCTCCCCCTGATTCTCCTCGACGGGAAATCCCTGGCGGAGCAGGCGGGAACCGGTTTCGGGATCGATGGCCTCGAGCTCGCGGCTCAGCCGCAGCCACCCCGAGGTGCAGGGCTCCTCGCTGGCCACGAACCAGCGGACCTCGGCGCCTTTGCCCTCTTCCTGCGCGAAAAAATCCTGAACGGCCGTCGTCTTGCCCGCTCCGGAAGGGGCCTCGACGAAGGTCGTGCGGAACGTGCCGATCCGCCTCAGCCGCGACTGCAACCGGTCCGAGTAGTAGTGAACCTGAGGGAGATAGGTCTGGGAGGGGGACATGGCGTCTCCTTTGTCGTCTTGGCCCGAGCGAACAGGCGCCTTCGGGCACAGAGGCTAGGGCTAGGGCGAGGCACGGGCGGAGCGGTCCGTCATCGCTCGGACGAGACCCTGCCCAGAACTCCGCCGAAAGGATTCCTCAAAGGCGTCGACGGCCACTCCCCGCCGGGGTCCGATGCGGCAGGACTTCCGATTCCGCGTTCCCTCCTGAATCTTTCTCGGAGGAGAAGGGGGCTCGCTTGATGTCTTTCGCGCTCTTCGACGCCCCTCCTTGAAGAGGAACGGCTCGGCGTCTACAATCTTCTGGTCATTATTCATACGCCTCCGAGCCCGACGGCCTAAAGGGACCTCCCCACGGCACCGGGCCGATAGGGTGGAGCCGGAAACGGCTTCGCCTCCCTGCGGAAAGGAGGAAACCGGTGCGGTCCCCGAGACCGGCTTTCCGTCGTTTCCGGAAAGCCGGTCCTTTTTATCCCCAGAAGGAGGTGCGACGGAAGGGGCGGGGACGAGAACCGCGACATCATCGACAGCCACAAGAGAGGGAGGATCTTCCATGATCGGCACGTTCTCCAGCGGTTTCAGACGTCTTGTCCTTTCCGTTTTCTGCCTGTCTCTTCTCGCCGCCGCCGCCTTCTCGGCGACGACGGTCCGCGTCCAGGGCTCCATGGTGACGGAGAAATACTCTCTGGCCCTGAAGGAAAGCTACTCGGCCGCCCATCCCGACGTCGCCGTCGACGTCGCCACCGTCGGCAAAGACGGCGGTCTCATCAACCTCGCCGCCGGGAGCGCCGACATCGTCAACTCCACCCTCGCCCTCGCCGACCAGGACCGAGAGGAGGTTCTCGAGGCCATCGAGGCCGCCGAAGAGGCGGGTGTCGTCTTCACCGAGCTTCCCACGACGATCGACCCCGTCATCTTCTGCGTCAACCCCGACAACCCCGTCAGAAACCTCACCTTCGACGCGCTGCGCGACATCTACACGGGCGTCGTCACCAACTGGAGCGAGGTGGGCGGAGAGGACCGGGAGATCGTCGTCTGGATCAGCGACTACGACAGCGACAGCAAGATGCACGTCGTGAGCCGAGACCTCCTGGCCGGACGGGCCCAGGCGCCGGGCGCCCGCGTGGACGCCAAGGGAAAGAACATGCTGACGGAGGTCTCCAACGACGTGGCCGCCATCGGCTACGACAGCCGTTTCTACTGCCTGGCCGACCTGAGGGACAATCCGGCCAAGAAATTCGTCATGGTCGACGTGGGCCCCTCCGACGATCCCGCGCCGTCGGCCCCCTCGCGCAAATTCCCCGTGGCCCGTCACCTCTGGACCGTCTACCGCGAGGACATCTCGGACGAGGCCCTCGGTTTCCTCCTCTATTCCCTCTCTCCGGAGGGACAGAAGATCACCGCCTCCAACGACATGGTCCCCACCCTGGGAGCCATCGAGACCCTCGAGGTGACCTGGTGGGACGGCAGGGCCTACCTTCCCCTGCTGACCGTCGACGAGGCCCTCGGCGGCGCCATGGAGGCCTCCTGCGCCATGCCGGGCGAGAAGACCCTCTACGTCCGCAACAACAGCCGTTACGACGGCCTCGCCCTCCGGTGCGTCGCCGCCGACGGGACGGAGAAGGCCCTCGACGTGAGAGGGACCTTCCTCGACGGCGACTTCGCCGACAGGAGCCTTCCCATGGGCGAGGTCACCGAAATCGGCCTGCCCGACCTCGCCGCCGGCGACAGGCTTCACTTCACCTTCAACGGCCAGCCCGTGACCCTCACCTTCACCGGCGAGGGGTCGAGCGGCTGCAACGGCTTCGGGCCCCTTTCCCTCATCCTGCTCCTGCCCCTTCTGATCCTGCGACGCCCCTTCTGACGACGCTACGATGACGCCGGAGAGGGATGGAGGAGAAATTCCTCCATCCCTCTTTTATTTTTCCGCCGAGACCCTGGAAGGCCGGGGCGGAAAAGGAGATCCCCCTCAGGCCCCTCCCCGGCTCTCCAGGCGGAGGGCCTCGATGAAACGGTCCTGGAAGGTCCCCCGACCTTCGAGGTCGACCGACTCGGCTCGGTCGGCCAGGGCCTGGGCCTCGTCCCAGGCCTCCGGCCCCCCAAGGAGGACCGTCAGGGCCCCCTCTCCGGCTCCGTTGCCGACGGAGGCGATCCGGCCCCTCATCGCCTCGGGGAAAAGCCCCAGGGCCAGCAGCGATTCGGGACGGAGGGCGCCGCCGAAGGCCCCGGCCAGAAGGCACTCGTCGACGTCGTTCCAGGTCAGCCCCTCCCTGTCGAGAAGCTCTTCCATGGCGGCCTGGAGGGCCCCCTTGGCCAGCTGAAGCTGGCGGATGTCCTGCTGGGTCAGGACGAGAGTGCCCTGTTCGGCGGAGCCGAGGCGGATCCGCCGTCGGCCTTCGAGGCTTTCGACGCGCCGGGCCAGGCGGGGAAAGGGGATCGCCTCGCCGTCGGCGATCCTTCCCGAGCCGTCGACGGCTCCTTTCCGGACCAGCAGGGCGACGACGTCGATGAGGCCCGGCCCGCAGAGGCCCTCGACGGTTCCGCCGCCGATGACGGAGAGGGCGATGTCGTCGTCCCGCCAGAGGGCGCCGTCGACGGCGCCGGGAAGGGCCACCATCCCCGACGAGACGTTCCCGCCCTCGAAGGCGGGGCCGGCGGCAGTGGAGCCGACGACGATCCGCTCGCCGACGACGAGGGCGATCTCCCCGTTGGTCCCCACGTCGACGAGGAGGCGTCTTTTCGGGGGAAGGGCGGCGGCGCGAACGAGGAGGCCCGTCATGTCGGAGCCGACGAAACGGCCCAGCAGGGGAAGAAAGCGGACCCGCGCCCACGGCGCGAGGGGAAGAGCGACGTCGCCGGCCCGAAGGGGCGGCGTGCGGCGCAGGAGAGGGGCGAAGGGAAGCCTTCCCAGCGTGACGGGCGAGAGCCCCAGGAAGAGGTGGTGCATGACGGCGTTGCCGACGAGGAGAACGTCGACGCAGTGGCCGACGTCGAGCCCCTCTCCGTCGGCCAGGGCGACAAGCAGGCGTCCCGCCTCGGCTCGGACCGAATCGGTCAGGGCCCGCAGAGAGGCGGCGTCGGCCAGGCCCCGGGCGATGCGGGAGAGGACGTCGCCGCCGTAGAGGGCCTGGGGATTCCGCCCCCTCAGGGCGGCCAGGACCCTTCCCCTCTCCAGGTCGACGAGGTAGGCGACAAGCGTCGTCGTGCCGATGTCGCAGACGGCCCCGAGAGGCCGGGCCCCCTCCCGATGGGGGAGAAAGCCGGCCAGGACGCCCCCTCGCAGGACGGCCAGGAGGGAGGTCCGCCAGCCCGGCCGCAGACCGTCTCCGAGGGAGGCCGCCCCATCGAGGTTTCCCGCTTCGACGGCATGGC
The DNA window shown above is from Aminithiophilus ramosus and carries:
- a CDS encoding ASKHA domain-containing protein; amino-acid sequence: MDKSSRSCRLTIRFGPSERTVEASVGETLLDVLRREGFFVEAPCGGRGLCGGCRLRVSGDLSPADEGERALLGSRSAEIRLACRARLAGEATVTLGVPGGGGTVPFDGEARKTVQETVFVPLSFDWDELAPSASVLEGIGSMLARAGHAVEAGNLDGAASLGDGLRPGWRTSLLAVLRGGVLAGFLPHREGARPLGAVCDIGTTTLVAYLVDLERGRVLAALRGRNPQALYGGDVLSRIARGLADAASLRALTDSVRAEAGRLLVALADGEGLDVGHCVDVLLVGNAVMHHLFLGLSPVTLGRLPFAPLLRRTPPLRAGDVALPLAPWARVRFLPLLGRFVGSDMTGLLVRAAALPPKRRLLVDVGTNGEIALVVGERIVVGSTAAGPAFEGGNVSSGMVALPGAVDGALWRDDDIALSVIGGGTVEGLCGPGLIDVVALLVRKGAVDGSGRIADGEAIPFPRLARRVESLEGRRRIRLGSAEQGTLVLTQQDIRQLQLAKGALQAAMEELLDREGLTWNDVDECLLAGAFGGALRPESLLALGLFPEAMRGRIASVGNGAGEGALTVLLGGPEAWDEAQALADRAESVDLEGRGTFQDRFIEALRLESRGGA
- a CDS encoding helix-turn-helix transcriptional regulator; the protein is MSPSQTYLPQVHYYSDRLQSRLRRIGTFRTTFVEAPSGAGKTTAVQDFFAQEEGKGAEVRWFVASEEPCTSGWLRLSRELEAIDPETGSRLLRQGFPVEENQGEIAQALMELRCDDPTYLVCDNFQFIQKNLPPSVWRALVEHGGKRLKVVILTQQLSSRGLAVLSNAGVLRIDNEDLYLRAEEIGEYYRLAGVELNREQMESLHRYSEGWIAALYLQLVSFIRNGSFGHKTGIYELVHELFWRDLSLEERHVLFRLSPFDSFSLPQACFLLGVEALSESLVEGLRRGPFVRYDITSRRYFLHAIILDFVRSALRDEPQPLRRAILHRAGQWCAGQGEKTRALDFFYRLRDFPAILSLDLRCADLSRAVLDKSLDTMLPLLRDVVDNATPELRRDHAFTFISIAFEAFTLGDMALYGRLCAEMKELLDKSDMDEGRRRSLLGELHLAISFGAYNDIEGMGKSHQRAWELLGTTSSLFEPDSPWTFGWPSVLGMYHRDPGRLDSEMDQMDYWLPRYSALTSGNGSGADLLFRAEALFCRGRDGEAEGLALKALEVTHRHDQDSLYLCATFLLQRIALLHGDGPSRDASRALMEECARHSSYALSRRIADMAAGFTAVLLDAPDGVPAWLREGHFLKTLSPSVPFAFMIYGRLLLLTGREREVVLRSEAFLFAARRYRSLLAEICVTLDIAVAQSRLGRESDGVDTLVRALDLALPDGLYLPFAENADLLGSLLDKALSGKEADGRHELLELRARYGRGRERLLSGLPGKEGRPGGLTSREYEVARRVAEGKNNGEIAAELFLSENTVKYHLKSVFRKLQIGSRRDVQRALRKDYS
- a CDS encoding substrate-binding domain-containing protein, whose translation is MIGTFSSGFRRLVLSVFCLSLLAAAAFSATTVRVQGSMVTEKYSLALKESYSAAHPDVAVDVATVGKDGGLINLAAGSADIVNSTLALADQDREEVLEAIEAAEEAGVVFTELPTTIDPVIFCVNPDNPVRNLTFDALRDIYTGVVTNWSEVGGEDREIVVWISDYDSDSKMHVVSRDLLAGRAQAPGARVDAKGKNMLTEVSNDVAAIGYDSRFYCLADLRDNPAKKFVMVDVGPSDDPAPSAPSRKFPVARHLWTVYREDISDEALGFLLYSLSPEGQKITASNDMVPTLGAIETLEVTWWDGRAYLPLLTVDEALGGAMEASCAMPGEKTLYVRNNSRYDGLALRCVAADGTEKALDVRGTFLDGDFADRSLPMGEVTEIGLPDLAAGDRLHFTFNGQPVTLTFTGEGSSGCNGFGPLSLILLLPLLILRRPF